In Candidatus Hydrogenedentota bacterium, the following proteins share a genomic window:
- a CDS encoding metal ABC transporter permease gives MLDFWHAVAVHPLARNALFAALLACMCCGVVGTYVVVRRITYIAAGVSHCVLGGLGAARYLSVTRGWDWLQPVHGALAAALAAAALIGWVSLRRREREDTAISAVWSVGMAAGILFLYATPGYNQDLMGYLFGNILLVSGRGLLLLAALNVVVLALTVRFFQPFQAVCFDEEFARLRNLRVDAYYLLLLAMIALTVVALSMVVGVVLVIALLTLPAAAAGRFARSLAGMMVLASLFCAFFCLAGLTLSYRPDWPAGPTIILVAGAAYLATALLPRIHRAKGGPSQNGPAI, from the coding sequence ATGCTTGACTTCTGGCACGCCGTCGCCGTACACCCCCTGGCCCGGAACGCCCTTTTCGCCGCCCTCCTCGCCTGCATGTGCTGCGGCGTGGTCGGGACCTATGTCGTCGTCCGCCGCATCACCTACATCGCGGCGGGCGTGTCCCACTGCGTCCTCGGCGGCCTCGGCGCGGCCCGCTACCTCTCCGTCACCCGGGGCTGGGACTGGCTCCAGCCCGTCCACGGCGCCCTCGCCGCCGCCCTCGCCGCCGCCGCGCTCATCGGCTGGGTCTCCCTGCGCCGCCGCGAGCGAGAGGACACCGCCATCAGCGCCGTCTGGTCCGTCGGCATGGCGGCGGGCATCCTTTTCCTCTACGCCACCCCGGGCTACAACCAGGACCTCATGGGCTACCTCTTCGGCAACATACTCCTCGTCTCCGGGCGCGGCCTGCTGCTCCTCGCCGCCCTAAACGTTGTCGTGCTCGCCCTCACCGTCCGCTTTTTCCAGCCCTTCCAGGCCGTCTGCTTCGACGAGGAGTTCGCGCGCCTCCGGAACCTCCGCGTGGACGCCTATTACCTCCTCCTCCTCGCCATGATCGCCCTCACCGTCGTCGCCCTCTCCATGGTCGTCGGCGTCGTCCTGGTCATCGCCCTGCTCACCCTGCCCGCCGCCGCCGCCGGACGCTTCGCCCGCTCCCTCGCGGGCATGATGGTCCTCGCCTCCCTCTTCTGCGCATTCTTCTGCCTCGCCGGGCTCACCCTCAGTTACCGCCCCGACTGGCCCGCCGGACCCACCATCATCCTCGTCGCCGGGGCCGCCTACCTCGCCACCGCCCTGCTCCCCCGCATCCACCGCGCCAAGGGCGGCCCGTCACAAAACGGACCGGCAATTTGA